The Martelella sp. AD-3 genome includes a region encoding these proteins:
- a CDS encoding TIGR01459 family HAD-type hydrolase, translating into MPRSIPALSALYADYDIVLCDVWGVLHNGVAAFPAARQALKDARAAGKTVILLTNSPRLSPAVVKQLAVLEVYEESYDAIVTSGDVTKTLVAEGPRKLFHLGPKRDTGLIDGTGAELVGEGEAEGILCTGFFDDETETPEDYRAMLVGFQQRAAPLICANPDLVVTRGDRLIPCAGALAALYEELGGETRIAGKPHTPIYEAAMATARSLVGEVDKTRVLAIGDGMPTDVKGALDYGLDLLFIAEGIHAGDYTVDGKVDEASLNRFLTERNAEPKYWMPDLA; encoded by the coding sequence ATGCCCCGTTCGATCCCCGCCCTCAGCGCGCTCTATGCCGATTACGACATCGTGCTCTGCGACGTCTGGGGCGTGCTCCACAACGGGGTTGCGGCCTTTCCGGCGGCCCGGCAGGCGCTGAAGGATGCACGCGCCGCCGGCAAGACAGTGATCCTGCTCACCAATTCGCCCCGGCTTTCCCCCGCCGTCGTCAAGCAACTGGCGGTCCTTGAAGTCTATGAGGAAAGCTATGACGCGATCGTCACCTCCGGCGACGTGACGAAGACGCTTGTCGCCGAAGGGCCGCGCAAACTCTTCCATCTCGGCCCGAAGCGCGACACCGGCCTGATCGACGGAACCGGCGCGGAACTGGTGGGCGAAGGGGAGGCCGAGGGCATTCTCTGCACCGGCTTCTTCGACGACGAGACCGAGACCCCGGAAGACTACCGCGCCATGCTCGTCGGCTTTCAGCAGCGCGCCGCGCCGCTGATCTGCGCCAACCCGGACCTTGTCGTCACCCGCGGCGACCGGCTGATCCCCTGCGCCGGCGCGCTTGCCGCCCTTTATGAAGAGCTCGGTGGCGAGACCCGCATTGCCGGCAAGCCGCACACGCCGATCTACGAGGCGGCGATGGCGACGGCCCGTTCGCTGGTCGGCGAAGTCGACAAGACCCGCGTCCTTGCCATCGGCGACGGCATGCCGACGGATGTGAAGGGCGCGCTCGACTACGGTCTCGACCTCCTGTTCATCGCCGAGGGCATTCACGCCGGCGACTACACGGTCGATGGAAAGGTTGACGAAGCGTCGCTCAATCGGTTCTTGACGGAGCGGAACGCAGAGCCGAAATACTGGATGCCCGATCTCGCCTGA
- the chrA gene encoding chromate efflux transporter: MADDFRPECEEIVTENAVQDKKPSFSELVAVFARIGCLSFGGPAGQIALMHRIVVEEKRWLKEDRYLHALNYCMLLPGPEAQQLATYIGWLLHGARGGVAAGLLFVLPGLVVIIGLAAFYAALADTTWLEAVFTGLKAAVLAIVIQALWRMGRKSLKGPVSVAFAVIAFVALFVFGVAFPLVVLAAGFGGYFLMRGSADPGAEDEEPAPARQKKGLRAIATIAVWTFVWLLPLGILALLGGAGTLSDIFGFFVKVALFSFGGAYAVLSYVAQEAVTTYHWLTPAEMLDGLALAETTPGPLVLVLCFVGFLGAYAAPVFAAPLISGMIGAFLTAWAIFVPSFVFIFAGAPFIEDLRKNPALSGAMAGIGAAIVGVIANLSFWFALHVMFDHVGRVELFALPPLVDAGPVWPVWSSLHVWSLLLSLLAAIALFAFRIGVVPLLLGAGLAGLAIGSWL, translated from the coding sequence TTGGCCGATGATTTCCGCCCGGAATGCGAGGAGATTGTGACGGAGAACGCCGTTCAGGATAAAAAACCGAGCTTTTCCGAACTGGTCGCGGTGTTTGCCCGCATCGGCTGCCTGTCCTTTGGCGGTCCGGCCGGCCAGATCGCGCTGATGCACCGGATCGTGGTCGAGGAAAAGCGCTGGCTGAAGGAAGACCGCTACCTGCACGCGCTGAATTATTGCATGTTGCTGCCCGGCCCGGAGGCGCAGCAGCTTGCCACCTATATCGGCTGGCTGCTCCACGGCGCGCGCGGCGGGGTGGCGGCGGGCCTCCTGTTCGTCCTGCCGGGCCTTGTGGTCATTATCGGGCTTGCCGCTTTCTACGCCGCCCTTGCCGATACGACCTGGCTCGAGGCGGTATTCACCGGGCTGAAGGCGGCGGTTCTTGCCATCGTCATCCAGGCGCTCTGGCGCATGGGCCGGAAATCGCTGAAGGGCCCGGTTTCGGTTGCTTTCGCCGTCATTGCCTTCGTGGCGTTGTTCGTTTTCGGGGTTGCCTTTCCGCTCGTCGTGCTTGCCGCCGGCTTTGGCGGCTATTTTCTCATGCGCGGCAGTGCCGATCCGGGCGCGGAAGACGAAGAGCCCGCACCGGCGCGGCAGAAGAAGGGCCTGCGCGCGATCGCCACGATTGCCGTATGGACATTCGTCTGGCTGCTGCCTCTCGGTATTCTGGCCCTCCTCGGCGGAGCCGGGACGCTCAGTGACATTTTCGGCTTCTTCGTCAAGGTGGCGCTGTTTTCCTTCGGCGGGGCCTATGCCGTGCTCTCCTATGTGGCGCAGGAGGCGGTGACGACCTATCACTGGCTGACGCCCGCCGAAATGCTCGACGGGCTGGCGCTGGCGGAGACCACGCCGGGGCCGCTGGTTCTCGTGCTCTGTTTCGTCGGCTTTCTCGGCGCCTATGCCGCGCCGGTCTTTGCCGCGCCCCTCATCTCGGGCATGATCGGCGCTTTCCTCACGGCATGGGCGATCTTCGTGCCGAGCTTCGTCTTCATCTTCGCCGGCGCGCCGTTCATCGAGGATCTGAGAAAGAACCCGGCGCTTTCGGGTGCGATGGCCGGCATCGGCGCGGCGATCGTCGGGGTCATCGCCAACCTGTCGTTCTGGTTCGCGCTGCATGTGATGTTCGATCACGTCGGACGCGTCGAACTCTTCGCGCTGCCGCCCCTCGTTGATGCCGGTCCGGTCTGGCCGGTGTGGTCGAGCCTGCATGTCTGGTCGCTGCTGTTGAGCCTTCTCGCCGCCATTGCGCTCTTCGCGTTCCGCATCGGCGTCGTGCCGCTTCTCTTGGGCGCGGGGCTTGCGGGGCTTGCCATTGGCAGCTGGTTATGA
- the groES gene encoding co-chaperone GroES, with amino-acid sequence MASISFRPLHDRVVVRRVESEEKTKGGIIIPDTAKEKPQEGEIVAVGSGARDDSGNVVALDVKVGDRVLFGKWSGTEVKLDGEDLLIMKEADIMGIVA; translated from the coding sequence ATGGCAAGCATTTCTTTCCGCCCCCTGCACGACCGCGTCGTCGTACGTCGCGTTGAGTCCGAGGAAAAGACCAAGGGTGGCATCATCATCCCCGACACCGCCAAGGAAAAGCCGCAGGAAGGCGAAATCGTCGCCGTCGGTTCCGGCGCTCGTGACGACAGCGGCAATGTTGTCGCGCTCGACGTCAAGGTCGGCGACCGGGTTCTGTTCGGCAAGTGGTCGGGCACCGAAGTCAAGCTCGACGGCGAAGACCTTCTGATCATGAAGGAAGCCGACATCATGGGCATCGTCGCTTAA
- the groL gene encoding chaperonin GroEL (60 kDa chaperone family; promotes refolding of misfolded polypeptides especially under stressful conditions; forms two stacked rings of heptamers to form a barrel-shaped 14mer; ends can be capped by GroES; misfolded proteins enter the barrel where they are refolded when GroES binds) yields the protein MAAKEIKFGRSAREKMMHGVDVLADAVKVTLGPKGRNVVIEKSFGAPRITKDGVSVAKEIELEDKFENMGAQMVREVASKTNDIAGDGTTTATVLASSIIREGNKAVAAGMNPMDLKRGIDMAVHEVVKDLQAKAKKINTSEEVAQVGTISANGEKQIGEDIAAAMQKVGNEGVITVEEAKTAETELEVVEGMQFDRGYLSPYFVTNSEKMITELEDCYILLHEKKLSNLQALLPVLEAVVQSNKPLLIIAEDVEGEALATLVVNKLRGGLKIAAVKAPGFGDRRKAMLEDLAILTGGTVISEDIGIKLENVTLDMLGTAKKVSITKENTTVVDGAGQKADIEARVAQIKAQIEETTSDYDREKLQERLAKLAGGVAVIRVGGSTEVEVKEKKDRIDDALNATRAAVQEGIVPGGGVALLRSSTKITSKGENDDQESGINIVRRALQSLVRQIATNAGDEASIVVGKILDKNDDNYGYNAQTGEYGDMIAMGIVDPVKVVRTALQNAASVASLLITTEAMIAEAPKKESAGGGMPDMGGMGGMGGMGGMM from the coding sequence ATGGCTGCTAAAGAAATCAAATTCGGCCGCTCTGCGCGCGAAAAGATGATGCACGGTGTTGACGTGCTCGCTGACGCTGTGAAGGTCACACTCGGCCCCAAGGGTCGTAATGTTGTTATCGAAAAGTCCTTCGGCGCTCCGCGCATCACCAAAGATGGTGTTTCGGTTGCCAAGGAAATCGAACTGGAAGACAAGTTCGAAAACATGGGCGCCCAGATGGTCCGCGAAGTTGCTTCGAAGACCAACGACATCGCCGGTGACGGCACCACCACGGCAACCGTTCTCGCTTCCTCGATCATCCGCGAAGGCAACAAGGCTGTTGCTGCCGGGATGAACCCGATGGATCTGAAGCGCGGCATCGACATGGCCGTCCACGAAGTCGTCAAGGACCTGCAGGCCAAGGCAAAGAAGATCAACACCTCTGAGGAAGTTGCTCAGGTTGGCACGATCTCCGCCAATGGCGAAAAGCAGATCGGCGAAGACATTGCCGCTGCCATGCAGAAGGTCGGCAATGAAGGCGTCATCACGGTTGAAGAAGCCAAGACCGCCGAAACCGAACTCGAAGTCGTTGAAGGCATGCAGTTCGACCGCGGCTACCTGTCGCCCTACTTCGTGACCAACTCCGAGAAGATGATCACCGAGCTGGAAGACTGCTACATCCTGCTGCACGAAAAGAAGCTCTCCAACCTTCAGGCTCTCCTGCCGGTTCTGGAAGCTGTCGTTCAGTCCAACAAGCCGCTCCTGATCATTGCTGAAGACGTTGAAGGCGAAGCGCTTGCGACCCTCGTCGTCAACAAGCTGCGCGGTGGCCTGAAGATTGCTGCCGTCAAGGCGCCTGGCTTCGGCGATCGCCGCAAGGCCATGCTGGAAGACCTCGCCATCCTGACAGGCGGCACGGTGATTTCCGAAGACATCGGCATCAAGCTCGAAAATGTTACACTCGACATGCTCGGCACGGCCAAGAAGGTCTCGATCACCAAGGAAAACACCACGGTTGTCGACGGCGCCGGCCAGAAGGCCGACATCGAAGCCCGTGTTGCCCAGATCAAGGCCCAGATCGAAGAAACCACGTCCGACTACGACCGCGAAAAGCTGCAGGAACGTCTTGCCAAGCTCGCTGGCGGCGTTGCCGTGATCCGCGTCGGCGGCTCCACGGAAGTCGAAGTGAAGGAAAAGAAGGACCGCATCGACGACGCTCTGAACGCGACGCGCGCTGCTGTTCAGGAAGGCATCGTGCCCGGTGGCGGCGTTGCTCTTCTGCGCTCCTCCACGAAGATCACCTCCAAGGGTGAGAACGACGACCAGGAATCCGGCATCAACATCGTTCGCCGTGCGCTTCAGTCGCTGGTTCGTCAGATCGCGACCAACGCAGGTGACGAAGCCTCGATCGTTGTCGGCAAGATCCTCGACAAGAATGACGACAACTATGGCTACAACGCCCAGACCGGCGAATATGGCGACATGATCGCCATGGGCATCGTCGACCCGGTCAAGGTTGTCCGCACGGCTCTGCAGAACGCGGCTTCGGTAGCCTCGCTGCTGATCACCACGGAGGCCATGATCGCCGAAGCGCCGAAGAAGGAATCGGCCGGCGGCGGCATGCCCGACATGGGCGGCATGGGTGGAATGGGCGGCATGGGCGGCATGATGTAA
- a CDS encoding outer membrane protein, which yields MKAFLPALLATTTATAALAADPMATPIPASPATYDWSGAYLGAEGGYGWLAGEVPNDLFTGTRTESADGGAAAVFAGYSHQLNNNVVVGINGEFGYNWNDNSYTVVSPYPFLNGQSVTFGTEWRASVEGSVGYAFDRLLVFASGGWTATRLEGSFSLTGRSYDEVMNGWTLGAGIDYAISENVFARLKASYSDYGSTDIITQATGIPGLPDSKLSQASLMAGIGFKF from the coding sequence ATGAAAGCATTTCTTCCGGCGCTTCTCGCAACCACCACAGCCACCGCCGCGCTTGCCGCAGACCCGATGGCAACGCCGATCCCGGCTTCGCCCGCGACCTACGACTGGTCGGGCGCCTATCTCGGGGCGGAGGGCGGTTATGGATGGCTTGCCGGCGAAGTGCCGAACGACCTCTTCACCGGCACCAGGACTGAAAGCGCCGATGGCGGCGCGGCCGCCGTCTTCGCCGGCTACAGCCATCAGCTCAATAACAACGTCGTCGTCGGCATCAATGGCGAATTCGGCTACAACTGGAATGACAATTCCTACACCGTCGTTTCGCCCTACCCGTTTCTCAACGGCCAGAGCGTCACCTTCGGTACAGAGTGGCGGGCGAGCGTCGAGGGCAGCGTCGGCTATGCCTTCGACCGCCTTCTGGTCTTTGCCTCCGGCGGCTGGACCGCAACCAGGCTTGAGGGCTCCTTCTCGCTGACCGGCAGGAGCTATGACGAGGTCATGAACGGATGGACGCTCGGCGCGGGCATCGACTATGCGATCAGCGAAAACGTGTTCGCCCGGCTGAAGGCGAGCTACAGCGACTACGGCTCCACCGACATCATCACCCAGGCAACGGGTATTCCGGGCCTGCCCGACAGCAAGCTGAGCCAGGCAAGCCTGATGGCCGGCATCGGCTTCAAGTTCTGA
- a CDS encoding ferritin-like domain-containing protein, producing the protein MNMTKTLDDLFLDTLKDIYFAERQIVKALPKMARAAQSDDLKEAFKNHREETEGQIERLQQVFELLGKPARGKTCEAIQGIIEEGEEIIEDFKDTPALDAGLISAAQAVEHYEMARYGTLIAWAKQLDKKDVVKLLEETFEQESTADLELSKLAEKSLNAHAKAA; encoded by the coding sequence CTGAACATGACCAAGACACTGGACGACCTGTTTCTCGACACGCTCAAGGACATCTATTTCGCCGAACGCCAGATCGTGAAGGCGCTGCCGAAAATGGCGCGCGCCGCGCAATCCGACGATCTCAAGGAAGCCTTCAAAAACCACCGGGAAGAGACCGAAGGCCAGATCGAGCGCCTGCAGCAGGTTTTCGAACTGCTCGGCAAGCCGGCCCGCGGCAAGACCTGCGAGGCGATCCAGGGCATTATCGAGGAGGGTGAGGAGATCATCGAGGACTTCAAGGATACGCCCGCTCTCGATGCCGGCCTCATCTCCGCCGCGCAGGCCGTGGAGCATTACGAGATGGCCCGCTACGGCACGCTGATCGCCTGGGCGAAGCAGCTCGACAAGAAGGACGTTGTCAAGCTTCTGGAGGAGACCTTCGAACAGGAATCGACGGCGGATCTCGAACTTTCCAAGCTTGCCGAGAAATCGCTCAACGCACATGCCAAGGCGGCGTGA
- a CDS encoding glutathione S-transferase N-terminal domain-containing protein: MSRLSDFPITQKWPPKDPEVIQLYSLPTPNGVKVSIALEELELPYEAHRVSFGTDDQMSPEFLSLNPNNKIPAIIDPHGPDDLPVGLFESGAILLYLAEKAGKLIPNDPIGRYEAIQWVMFQMGGVGPMFGQFGHFYKYAADKVANNPYPVERYKKEVRRLLGVLEGRLRDRKFIMGEDYSAYSIADIAIFPWVRGLSVGYDAADVLGLADFKSVSAWVERCSDRPASVKGFTVPAEA, from the coding sequence ATGTCACGCTTGTCCGATTTTCCGATCACCCAGAAATGGCCGCCGAAAGACCCGGAAGTCATCCAGCTCTACTCTCTTCCCACTCCCAACGGCGTGAAGGTTTCGATCGCGCTTGAGGAGCTTGAGCTGCCCTATGAGGCGCATCGCGTGTCCTTCGGCACGGACGACCAGATGTCGCCGGAGTTCCTGTCGCTGAACCCCAACAATAAGATCCCGGCGATCATCGACCCCCACGGTCCTGACGACCTTCCGGTCGGCCTGTTCGAGTCCGGCGCGATCCTGCTTTACCTCGCCGAGAAGGCCGGCAAGCTCATCCCCAATGATCCGATCGGCCGCTACGAGGCGATCCAGTGGGTGATGTTCCAGATGGGCGGCGTCGGGCCGATGTTCGGCCAGTTCGGCCACTTCTACAAATATGCCGCCGACAAGGTCGCCAACAATCCCTATCCGGTCGAGCGCTACAAGAAGGAAGTCCGCCGGTTGCTCGGCGTTCTGGAAGGGCGCCTGCGTGACCGCAAGTTCATCATGGGCGAGGATTATTCGGCCTATTCGATCGCCGATATCGCGATCTTTCCCTGGGTGCGCGGCCTGTCGGTCGGCTACGATGCCGCGGATGTACTGGGCCTTGCCGATTTCAAGTCTGTTTCCGCCTGGGTGGAGCGCTGCTCGGACCGCCCGGCCAGCGTCAAGGGCTTCACGGTTCCCGCCGAAGCCTGA